One part of the Anopheles merus strain MAF chromosome 3L, AmerM5.1, whole genome shotgun sequence genome encodes these proteins:
- the LOC121599161 gene encoding insulin-like growth factor-binding protein complex acid labile subunit, protein MTLIFSWIFILGLVVPDLSSSLLHCPHRCHCDDEKLDVNCEEGHLDVLPIALNPSIQRLVIKNNKIRIIDSSIQFYSELTLLDLSFNYLFNIPDRTFGHQRKLQQLHLNHNKISTISNRTFVGLGELLVLNLRGNLIDQIDALTFTPLAKLEELNLGQNRIASVGLSVSSFVGIGDLKILLLDDNLLSLIPSAETFKPIDKLAELYIGTNSLVTIEDGAFQVLSELTLLDLRSSLLPNVSEGTFAGIENLKTLNLADNRFVRVPSSTLAVLRRLEELAIGQNHFETVPAHAFRGLPNLKRFELKGSLYLRRIERAAFQTNTNLESIVIESNKALTVLEEATFAGLLYLKHLSLRNNGLERLDEGMLSWNSLRTVDISDNPINCDCYYSKLLQRLQSAARVSYNATGCPHHLPDQWECEYALEKNKNLISVVVPLVAIVTAIALAFYRFRGLLREYVKNGCKSKAAASVTPAGPPGLPVLPPIGRTELSTVVDYDKPLTDDDYVIRTGNLYRGGTGQPMLNGGYPLYLQQNPSVYYNKPLPITEL, encoded by the coding sequence ATGACACTCATCTTCTCTTGGATCTTCATACTTGGACTTGTTGTTCCGGATCTGTCGTCAAGCTTGCTGCACTGTCCACATCGCTGCCATTGCGATGATGAAAAGCTGGACGTTAACTGTGAGGAAGGCCATCTGGATGTGCTGCCCATCGCGCTCAACCCTTCCATCCAGCGGTTGGTGATCAAGAACAACAAGATACGAATAATTGACTCGTCGATCCAGTTCTACTCCGAGCTGACGCTGCTCGATCTCAGCTTCAACTATCTGTTCAACATTCCCGACCGTACGTTCGGCCACCAGCGGAAGCTACAGCAGTTGCATCTGAATCACAACAAGATCAGCACTATCTCGAACCGCACGTTTGTGGGGCTGGGTGAGCTGCTGGTCCTAAACCTGCGCGGTAATCTGATCGATCAGATCGACGCCCTCACCTTCACACCGCTTGCCAAGCTGGAGGAGTTGAATCTCGGTCAGAACCGGATCGCAagtgtcggtttgtcggtgagtTCGTTTGTGGGAATCGGTGATCTGAAGATTCTGCTGCTGGATGACAATCTGCTGAGTTTGATCCCTTCGGCGGAGACCTTCAAACCGATCGACAAGCTGGCAGAGCTGTACATTGGCACCAACTCGCTGGTGACCATCGAGGACGGTGCGTTTCAGGTGCTCTCGGAGCTGACACTGTTGGACCTGCGGAGCAGTCTACTGCCGAACGTATCGGAGGGCACATTTGCTGGGATAGAGAACCTGAAGACGCTGAACCTTGCCGACAATCGGTTCGTGCGCGTTCCTTCGTCCACGCTTGCTGTGTTGCGCCGTCTAGAGGAGTTGGCCATTGGACAGAACCACTTTGAGACAGTGCCGGCCCATGCATTCCGTGGTCTTCCGAATCTGAAGCGGTTCGAGCTGAAGGGCTCGCTGTACTTGCGCCGGATCGAGCGTGCCGCTTTCCAGACCAACACCAACCTTGAATCGATTGTGATTGAATCGAACAAAGCGCTCACCGTGCTGGAGGAGGCCACCTTTGCCGGGCTGCTCTACCTGAAGCACCTCAGCCTGCGCAACAATGGGCTGGAGCGGCTGGATGAAGGAATGCTTTCGTGGAACAGTTTGCGCACGGTCGACATCTCGGACAATCCGATCAACTGCGACTGCTACTACTCGAAGCTGCTGCAGCGGTTACAGTCGGCGGCGCGGGTCAGCTACAATGCCACCGGGTGTCCGCACCATCTGCCCGACCAGTGGGAGTGTGAGTACGCGCTGGAGAAGAACAAAAATCTGATCTCCGTGGTGGTCCCGTTGGTGGCGATCGTTACTGCGATTGCGCTGGCATTCTATCGCTTCCGGGGACTGTTGCGTGAGTACGTGAAGAATGGGTGCAAAAGCAAGGCGGCTGCTAGTGTGACGCCGGCCGGTCCGCCCGGGCTGCCGGTGCTTCCACCGATCGGGCGTACGGAGTTATCGACGGTGGTGGACTACGATAAACCGCTCACCGACGACGACTACGTTATACGGACGGGCAATCTGTACCGTGGCGGTACAGGGCAGCCGATGCTGAACGGGGGCTACCCGCTGTACCTGCAGCAGAACCCAAGCGTCTACTACAACAAGCCGCTGCCGATTACGGAGTTATAG